AACCACCTGGTAGTTTCCGGAAGAGGAAGGCGGGGAGGGAATCGGGCGCCACTGGGAGAAGAGGGATGCCGCCTCCGCCATCTCCGGAGCTCCGGCCTGCGGTCCAGCAGGGAAAGCTGGGCTCCAGGAAGTCTATTTCTGCTCTGAGAGCTGGGGCTGAGGGGCAGCGCTGGCTCTTTACTTATTCCGGGAATTGCGAGAGGGCTGGAGGCGGGGCCCGGGGAACAGGCTTAAAGGGCATGTCGGGTCCGGAGAAGGCCTTCAGGGCAGCCTGCGTATAGGGGAATCTTTCTAACAAGCGGATGGGGGTTGGCTCCGCCAGTCGTATTCAGGAGCAAGATGTCGTCGTGGTGGGGAAGAAGTCGCCGAGAAAGAAGAGAGGCCCACGTAGACGGGTGCTGCCGCTTCCCTACCAGGTGAGGCCCCCTCCTACCTCTTCATCCTCAAGAAGCCCCGGGCCCCTTCCCGGACCTTCGAACCCCCACGATCTGCCCCGGAAGGCTCTCCCAACATGGCCTCCAGGGATTCCTGATGCCCCTTAGGCAGGATTGGGAATCTGTGCCGCCACGGGAAGCGGCCTCTGCCTGAGGGAAGCTTGGCTCCTCTTTTTCTAACTGCCACTGCAGATGGAGAAGCCTACTAGTGacgaagaaagagaagagaccaGGAGATCAGTCCCccctgaggaggaagaggaggaggaggaacaggagGCTGCTGCGGCTGCAGCAGCCGCAGCCGCTGCAGCCGCAGCCGCTggagctggggctggggctggagctggggctggagctggagctggagctggagctggagctggagctggagctggagctgcTTCGAGGAACCCCCTGCAGAGATCTCAGTCCAGGATTGAAAAGAAGGTAGGAACTCGTCAATCTCCCTAGTTTCTGTGCTTTGTCATCTCACTTCCCCCTCTTCCCTGCTCCTTTCTCTGCTAGCCAtagctgcttctctctctctctcctctctctcaaccccttctcttccatctaagaatcaattctgtgtattggtgtcaaggcagaagagcagtaagggctgggcgaatgggggtgaagtgacttgcccagggtcacatagctaggaaatgtctgaggcctgactctcaatccactgaggcaccccagctgcccccatgcatGTCTTTCTTGAGGTATAATCTCATGCCCTCTTCCCCAGGTCTGTGAGGTGGTCCAGTACCTGCTAGTGAAGGATCAGACAAAAATACCCATCAAGCGGACTGGTAAGTGACCTGCTGCTTCTTAGATCAGTCCCAGTGGGGATCCAGGTCCCCTCTTCCCCCAGTGCCTAGACTGAGAAGGTACCCTACGTCATTTTCCTTCCCACCCCAAAGAGGAAATAGCCCCCCTGGTTAGATCCCAATCCTGCATTTGTGTCTAGGGGTTTAGATTTTTCTGCATCACCTCGTTGAACTAAGTCTCAGAGTAACAGGGCAAAGATACACACCCTTCTGGCTTATGGGGTGACTTGGGTCAAGATCtagtgaaggagaaagaaagaattagaaatccaGAGAGCAGCAAGTGATGGGCCCATGTCCAGTGCTGGGGAACAGTCAAGAACCATGAGTTAGTGACTGGAGGAACCAGTAGACAGCCCTCTATTGGGGGGAGGGATAAAAGTGAAGCTGTGGGTATTCTTTATTCTCCATAGATATTGTGAACACCATAATTAAAGAATACAAGGAAATGACCACAGAAATCATCAACCGAGCTGGTCAGATGTTGGAACAGGTAGGTGGATGCTGCCACAAGAGGAACAAACACTGTGGTAGCTGGAGAAAATCCGTCTTGCCCCTCTCTCATTTTATGGGCAGATACTAGAGCCCTGGACTCTTGTCCCCATGGGATCTTCAAGCCCTGTCCCTCCTCCGCCCCTCTTAGCATTTTGAACCCAGCCTCTCCTTTTCACTTTCCATTGGCCCAAATTCTACCCGGGGTATCTGGATGTTAAGTCTAGACCTGTGTGTTCTCTCTCATAACCCCAGCCTGACCCTGACTTTTACCTATCTGTGCTTTGCCTGGAATCCCTTCCACTTCCTATCTGTCCCAGCCCCTCACTGACCTTCAAGGCCCAGCTTTATTCTCCCCTCCAATTAGTTCTGTCTACCCTTAGAGTTGGTGCTCCTTTGACCCCTTTACCCTTAGACATGCCCCATCTTGTCTCCTTTTCTGACTTTGGTTGGTTTTGTCAGGTAAAAAAAGGCATTTTTCTCTGATCCTAAGTTTCCAGTCTCTCCTTCTTTATGTgatccctcttctcctctcccttgatAGGTGTTTGGAATAGAGCTGAAGGAGATTGATGACAAGGCCCCTGCTTATGTGCTCCTTAACAAATTGGAGCCTCTGGAAGAGGATGACACTATGAGACCGTAAGAAGGGAGCCTGATCCCATTTCCCCCATTCTCATCCCCAGAGTCCTGTGATCTCTGCTGTCTCCAGACTCGGGGCAACAAACTGGGGTGGAAACTGCCCTGAGCAGAAAACAGATGAGAGCACATTGAGCAGGAAAACCCTGGCCTTTGCAACCAAGAGGTCCATTAGCATTGACCACTAGTGTTAGTTAGCCACACCAGCTTTATGAAGTCCCAAGAGGGTCACTTGATGCTGAAGAGCAGAACCCAAAGGAAATCTAGGAAGGGCATTTTAGATCTGAATTTGTTTGTACTTAGGAGACATGAGAGCTTAAGCCCAAGCCCTGAAATTATGAGGGGGGAGGGTGCAGACCTATTTGCTTAGCTGGGCCTTGGGACTTCACTTGGTAACCAACTTCCCGTGAAGGTGAGAACCTTCTCCATTTGCTTTTCAGAAAACATGATACAGCAAAGATGGGACTTCTGATGGTGattctcagcctcattttcatGAAGGGGAACTCTGCTAGGGAGGGTAGGTAACCCCAGCCCTCCTTCTCTTATGGGAGGGAGGCAGAATGGGGCCTTAAGGGACCAACCTGGACccatttattccctttctctgcATTCTCTCTTCAACAGCTGTGGTGTGGGACATGCTCAGGAAGATGCGGCTTAACCCAGAGTACGGTGTAGtgatttcttctctctcccctttactCCTATGGATAGGATAGGATTTGTCAGCCCTCTGGACCTGATGCCTAGCCCACCCTTACCCCATATTCCTGACCGCCCCAGTAGTTGATATGCATGTCCTGATTGAATATTCAGTGACATTCCCCTGAGACTGGggattctcccccacccccttggaTCCTTTTAGCTGTACTGAGGAGGCCGAGGCCAAGGAGCAAAATGAAAACCTGCCCTGGCCTCTCTAGAATTCCAAGACCGGAAGGTCCCGCAGAACTATACTTAGTTCCCAACAGTCTTGTGAAGTGGGAGATGCaagtattatcatccccattttatggatgaagaaactgagactccaaAAGGATTCTACATTTCGTATGAATTTTCTAGCAGAATATTCCAGTTTCTTCAGCAATTCCTCACATTGTGTTTCCTTCCCCAAGAGTCTTGATATAAATGCTTTGGTGTACACAGGATTTCCCCTGTAGTCTTCTGACCAAGATCCTAAGCTGGAAGGGCTCTTAAGGTCTGATTGGTCCTTGTTGAGTGGGGACTTGGGGTGGGGAGCATGTCAGACTAGGTGGCCTTGGCTGGCATAGTCCATACTCGTTCAGAGACCTAGGAGCAGTGGGAAGGGGTAGAAGGGGCAGGTTTAGGCTAATGATCAGAGCAGTCCCAAAGCAGGCATATAGCAGGCTCCCCAACACCAGAGGTCTTCAAGTAAAATTCCGTAGAGCGCTTGATTGGGTACTGAAATGGAACACTTGTGCACTTCTAGCTTGGGCTAGGTGGCTTCGAAAGGCCCTTCCCCGCCCAAGCTGGGGTGATGATTATCAAATAAGAATCAGTCTTAACCACTGGCAGGATCTTGCTTGCCATGTTCTCCAGCCCATCTTCCCTCCTTGGGCAAGGCATCTGCTCTGAGGACATCTCTGCTTAGAGACCTGCCTCATTAGGCTGGGGGGTAGCTCACTACTCCTGAGTGAGCAGCTGTCCTGGAAAGGTCCTTTCTCATGGGAATGTGCTATTTTCCTCCCTATGATTCCCACTCAATGCTCCTGACCCTGCTCGGGAGAGCCTAGCAGAACAAACTAGAATTTTTCCTCCCAGTACCAGCCCCTCAGTGATCTAAGGCTCCTCTTCCTCAGGGTAAATAAACATGTCCATGCTCTCCCAAATGATCTTCCCAGGGCCCATCTTCTTGGGAAATGTCTGACTTTGTTGCCCAAATGattctttgggttttttcttctgtctttagcAAAAAGCATCCACTGTTTGGGGATGTGAAGAAGCTGGTCACTGATGAGTTTGTCCGCCAGAGGTGAGTTGGTACCCCCTGAGCAGGCCTCCCTTGGAGCCCTAGCCAACACTGAGCTTCGGGTTTGGGGAAGTTGATTAGGGCtctgatttctctcttcctcttttccctctctgggcttccAAATATCAATCTCTCTTTCATAGGGATGGGTCATTCTTGGCCCTTTGGTTTTCACACTTATCTATTTGTCTCCCCCTGTTCCGAGCAGCCTTGCTTGCACAGAGATCCCCCTTGGCCCTTGGCTGGCAAGAGCGGTGTGATCAGAGCAGTCGGCAGAGAGCGTGGCCAGGCTGTTTACCACACACCGTACAGTAAACCCCAAGAGGTCCTTCAATCACAGGGGGGCAGAAGTGTTTGCCTCACTGTCTCTCAGTTGACCGTACACACTCAATCCTGCCAGCCTTGTATCTCATCAGATGGCATGAGATCATTGGCATTGGGGTTGGGCTTAGAAAGAGGACTGACCCTCCACATGTGGGGGAAGGCCTCCTCAAGGGGACTAGGCTTTTGTCCCTGGGAGTCTGGGTGGAGGGAGAAGGCCCATCTTGGAGATGAAGGCTCTATTTTCCCTCATCTTCAAGGTATTTGGAATACAACCGGATTCCCTACACTGATCCTGAGGAGTTTGAGTTTCTTTGGGGACCCAGAGCTTTCCTGGAGACCAGCAAGATGCAGGTCCTTCGCTTCGTGGCTAAGGTATTAGCATAGATGGGGGGGGGCAGTCACTAGCAACTTCCTCCCCTTGTCTGGAGGAGAAGGGGCCCTGTCTGTGCTGAGTTTCCTGGCTTCTAACAGGTGACTGGCTCTATTTTCTCCTAGATCCAAAGGAGAGACCCTCGGAGCTGGGCAGTCCAATACAACGAAGCTCTTCAGGACGAGGCAGCAACTGCCTCTGCCTCCGCTGCTTCTGCCTCCGCCTCCACTGCTTCTGCATCTgcttctgcctctgcctctgcatCTGCCTCCGCCGCTTCCggctctggctctgcctctgcctctgcctccgcCTCCGCCTCTGCCTCCGCCTCGGCTTCAGCCTTGGCTGAGCCTGATGTCCTGGCTGAGACCGATTCTGAGTCTGATACTGAGGCTGAAGCCTGTGCCTCTGCCTCTGCCAGTTTCTTGGGGTAGGAGAGCGCCCAGTCTGAGTCCCCCTTTGAGGAGGCAGTTTTGTTCTACGGGAACATAGTAGTAGTTATGAGTTAAGACCCACCCTCTGTAGTCAGGGTCTAATAAAATTGCAAGTTGATCTCTGTGGTCTCTTTGTGCGCCTCTCGTCTTCCCTGTATTCAGCTTCCCAGATGTTGCCTTGGCTTTGAGGCTGGCCTCCTGAGTGGGTGGTGGGACATGGAGAGGAGAACTTGCTTGGCCTTGGCGCCCCAGACCCTGTCTTTGGcatgtgtgcgcgtgtgtgtgtatgtgtgcttaTCCTCCTAATATACTGAAGTTTCCCGGAGTCCAAGTTCCCTGGGGCTTCTTGGAGGTGGGCAGAAAGCACTTAGCTTGGCACGTAGGAGGAGCTTCACAAATGGATAACACTCTTGGGACTCCAGGCTTTGGGGGTACCAAAAGCCTGAACTGGGCTTGGTTTGTGTCACCATATTCCGTGAACAGCAATGGGAAGGAAGATGCCTCCTTGAGGGTCAGACTTAGCAGGGAGGACAGCTCTTGCCCAACTCCAACCCATGGTTCCCCTTCAAGTGGGCAAAGATGGAGTTGAGGAATGGACTTGTGACCAGCAAAGGCTACCAGTACTACAACCCCTTGCACTTTGAGCCCTCCCTACTGGTTCTCACACTTCggtccccttctttccctctgtgGGCTGTCTGACATCGATAATAAAATGTGTTCTGTCTCCCAGAATGATTGTGGGTAAAGTGCTTTGTCGATCTTGGGGCCCGCACCATTCACTCACTACCAGTCTGTTGGTTTCTATCCCTCTGTCGAGAGCAGCCTTGTTCTTGCCCCATCAACCTTTTGCTGGCAAGAACAGTGTGATCAGAGCAGTTGGCAGAGATCTTGGTCTGGCTGTTTACTACGCACCGCACAGTAAAACCCTGTTACCCAGAACCCCAGTGGAAAGTCACGTGGTAGCTAGTACTAGAAGTGGGGAAATGGAACTTGGGCCAGGACTTGCTGGCCCTGAGGCCCACTCTAGTCACTAAGCTACACTGCCCCTCTGGGAACTGATCACAAGCACCCCGCACAAGACTGGTGCAGTGTTTGGCTAAGTGCTTCGAATTCTCTGGGATGCAGATTCTGAGGAAGAACAGTTCACCCGCCTCTACCTTCAAAGCTGGATGCTTCCTGGGGGGCTTCTCTAATCTAACCCCCCCTTTGGTTCTGGGAAGGAAGAGGCCTTGGGAAGATAAAGTCCAACCCTCTTTATTTTCAAAACAGGAATAGCAGGGAGCGTGATTTTGCCAGTGTCCCTAAAGAGATGGCCGGAGCAGGTTAACGATTATCAGCTAGCAGGGGCCCTGGAGGACACAGGAGGGAGGCAGAGCCACAGTGACCCTGTCATCGCTCCCCCAGCGGGAGCCCTGGTGCTACCCTCTTGGGTCTCCCGGATGGTGAAGACTTCCCAAAAGGCCAGTTGTTTGAAGTGGGCTGACAATTTCAAATGATCTCCCCCCCCCAACAGGGAACTCGTGGATGTTATTGTGTTGAAGGGGAGCCGCTGTTGGGGTACCCAGAGACACGTTTCATCTCTGAAAGGCCAGGAGGGCTTGGGGGCCAATCATCAGCTGTGCCCCTGGGAATCCTGGATCTGGCTGCCACATGGAATAGGTAAGAGCCTAGTTGGGGGCAGTGTTACTGGTCGGGTCTCCCCTCCCCTTTCATCATTGGCTTCTCTGCTCCAATCCCGTCCACCTCCCACCCTTtcctgcctgcctcagtctccaAAACTAAAGTGCCGAATCAGGGCTTGGCTGTTGGAAAGCTAAGCTGGATGGGAGACGTGGATCCCTTTGTTGGTGGGTAGGTGGGGGGGTGGGCCAGCCTCTGGCTGGGGGGATGCGAGCAGGAGCTGGCTCTGTGGCCTGGCCCAAGATGCTTAGTAGTGAGCTGGCACCGTATCCAAGGCTTCTTCAGGTTCACGGCTGATGTCCACATTCTGAAAGAGAAGGGTGGCAATGggactggggctggggctggaatTCTGGGCTGAAACGTGGGAGACCCGGGACTGGCCTGGCTCTATTATTGCTGCCTTGCTGTGAGACTTGAGCAGGAGTCGTCCTTCCTACTGTAAAGCCACGACCTCTCTTTCAGTCCTGACATTCTGGGACTCTGGGGTACCCGGGCCCTGAGGAAGCTGGCCAGGCTCTGGCTGGTCCTCGAGGCCGTCTTCGACCTCTCTCCAGCCTGACCTCTCACTCTTTCCTTAGGGATGCCTTCAACTCCTCCCACAATATTTGTCTGGGCTTTCAGGCAGCTGGCAGGAGAGAGCTCTGCTTGCTACTGGGGCCGACTAGGGGCACAGCGGACAGCCCTGGCCTTAGAGTCAAAGAGACTTGagctgaaatctggcctcaaatacttcctagctgtgtgaccctgggcaagtcactgaatggctgtctgcctccatttcctcatctgtaaaatggggtccatgatagcccctacctcccagggttgtgaaaataattgtaaaatgcttagcacgtagtaggcacttaatgaatgcttgttatgTGTCAGTCAGACTGACTGAGGCTGAATGGGAAGGAGAGGCTGGAACACTCTCCAGGGCTACTGCCTCCTGACCCCACTCTGCACTGCTGGCTCCACCAAAGGCCCTCCGCAAATCCGTGGTTGAACTACAAAAGCTGGCCAATTGGGGTGTCTGATGAAAGGAGATAGTGGAGTCGCAGCCCCCCCCTGAAAGAGAGAGACTCTACGGgcggagggaggggaagggacgtTTACCTGAGGGTTCAGGGAAGGGAGGCCTTCACTCAGGTCTTCCAAGGAGGGCTGTTGGGTTGGTGGGGGGCTGGCCAGAGGAACAGGGTGGAAGTTCCTGTGTGTGGGAGCATGGCTAGCTGAGCAGATGGGAGTGATGCAGGATGGGAGAGGGAGGACAGAACTACAGTGACAGAGCCCCGGTGTTCAGCCCGGCTCCTCCAGTGGAGCCTTCCTGGATTACTCTGGCTCATGGCAGGGGAAGAGACCCAGGAAACAAGGGAGGTTGGAGTGAGAGCAATGTGGAGCCAGGTCTGCCCCAGAGGAACAGACATTAACTCTTCCAACCGACCACCGCCGACAACCATAGACTCTTGGAGCCAAAAGGAACTCAGAGAGACTGGGTCCAACtaacacagatgaggaaactgaggcccaacagAAAGAAGAGGATACCTTATGGTCTCCTGCCTTCCCCCGGCCTCTCCCCTGGAAACACGATGGCAGACATATGTGTTGCCTCAGCCACGAGATCTCACTTTAGAGATAGATCACTGTGCCCAACTAGctgcccattttccagatgaggaaacttagaatCCAACAGGAGGAGAAAAAGATCTTTTGTGGTATCACCACCCCAACCCCTACTTGTCTCCCCGCCCCTAATTTGGTGACACAGTGGAAGTAGTAGGTCCCTGAGTTACAAGGTCCCGCCTTGGACTGAGAAACAGAGCCGGGACCTCCTTGGAGTCACCTGTCTGAGGCAGCCATGAGCTTTCCCCACGTGGCCGGTCTGGCAACCGAGTCTGGCAGTCAGGGCTAAGAAGCAGGCCGGGGCAAGGGTGAAAGAGCTCCCCAAACTCCTAGCAGCTGAGCTAGTCTGCCCTTGGGGCACTGTCTTCCCTGTGAGTGGGGTGCAGAGCCTGCCCAGCCTCACTGAGGCAATGGTTCCCATGCCTGTCCTTACCTCTGGCTTCTCCCGGTGGGTGTTCACTGCCTCTATGTTCAGGTAAATGGACTCAACTTTGCAACCTGacaatgggggaaggggaagaacaaCCTGTCAAGCCCACAACAGTACTGAGTGGAGAGGAACCTCTGCGGCCTTCGAGGCCAGTCCCTGCATGGCCAGAGACAGAACCAGAACCAAAAAAGGGATTACGAGAcataggagagagggagggagggagagagaagggggcccaggacagagcctagGGAACAGCTATGGCAAGGGTTCCAGGGTCTGGTAGAGGAGACGGAGAAGCGGCAGTGTCaggaggcaggcaggaaggagggCAAGGAGGGAGCAGGGCAAGGAAATCTAGGGGAGGAGAGATATTCCAGGAGCCAAAGGTGATGGAAGACGATGCTGAAAACTGCCGAGAGGCTAAGAAGGATGAGAAGCAAGAAAAGGCCCTTCACTTGAACCACAATGGCAACGGTTCTGGGGGAAGGCAGCCCGCAGAGAGCTAGGGGGAAGCAGAGGCCCAGGAACTGCAGAATGAGAGTGAAGAGAGGCAGCAGGAGGCCCATACTCTGCCCTGGATTTGCCATATGGCACTGGGTGAGCTGTAAAATGGATATTCTTATACTTGGAAGGGTTGGGGGACTCCTTGGATCCCTTCCAACTGTCTGGGCTTGGTCTCCGGGAAGAGAAAGTTGGTGGGAGTTGCCATAAGTGGGGGCACTTTGGGTAAGTTATGGCACTCACCGTAGGCCACTGGGGTAAGTTTGAGTACTGTGTGCAGGGGGCATTTGAGATAAGGCAGCTCctctggaagggaaggaagaaaggtcagCCAGAGGAAAGCCCATCTGTCCACCCATTCAGCTCCCCACCCACATGGCCCTCCCCCCATCTGGCCGCTACACAAAGTAGGTTCCAATATGGCATTCTGGGACTGGGGAAGATGGTGGAGGTGCCAAGCCTGGGTTCCTGAAGGTCTAGACCAATGGAAGGCAAACCACGCCTGAGATCAGACTTCCCAAGTATGCACAGGGCCTCATCCCCCTGGTAACCCATGGAACAAAGAAAGGTCCACGCTGTAGGAACACAAGTGGCCACGTCCTTAGGCACTGAGACTAAAGGACAATGTGGCCGACTCATGCGATGGCAGGAGAACCAGAAGGAGGATTGAGAGGAGAAGGCCAAACAACAACCCGTCGAGATGAGAGGACACAGTTGAACTGAGATCAGCAGCCACCTTGGAGGGAAGACCTGCACGGAGCCAGGGAATGGGCTTGTACTTCCACTGGCAGAGGGAGGCCTCTGGGGAGGAGAGTTTCCCTAACAGTACAGACTGACCACAATGACACAGCtagcagggcagggcagggccaAGAGCCCAGTTGTTCCCAGCTTCCACCTTCTGCCTTTCCACAAACAAAATATTCTGTACCTCCAGAGATGCAGCAGTCCCTTCTCTCTCCATCGATGCCAACCTCAGCCCCTCCCATGGGAGGTTATGGGAGATAATCCAAACAatacctcccatttccagactcCTCTAAGTTCTCAATCCTGTTAGGTATTTGGTGTGAATATTATTTccattacagaggaggaaactgaggctgaaagactaaggaacttatccagggtcacttcCTAGTCGGGGAGATTCCAAGCTATGTACCTCGGCTCCCAGGTCAGTGTTCCCCCAGCTCTGGCATACCATCCCTGCCCATGATGCCATGAGATGCTGTGGCCTCAAGTGAAGGGCCCAGTTAGGCTGAGCCTGGCCAACAACCCTCCAGGTGAGCACCGAACCTGGCTTTCTGGGAGCTGCCAAAGGATGCACTGGGCTGGCACCATCTTTGAGAACCCAGGTGTGCCTCCATGTCAGggcacccttttttttttttaaataatgcttctctgctaaaaataaataaataaataaagcctcTCCAAACCCCTCCACAGCATGAGGCATGCCACTCCACAGGCTCTGCTTGTTCCACGTCTTTGAAGGCTTCCCATGTAAGAAGGCTCGCTCTTGAAAATGGCACTTAGTAGTCATGCTTGTCTGTCTCTTAGGGGGAAAGTCTCCGCTTTGAAAAAGAATTCCCCGATGATATGTCCCATCCTGAGCAAACCACCCTTGGGACTCTGAGAGACTGCTCGAGGCCTTGTCCCACTCTGTGCCGCTTTGGATTGAAGTTGGCTTGCCCAGGCATAGGGAACGCCCTTGCCTCCCCTCCCCAGCCTCCTCACCCACGAGGGGCTACCTGCACTCTTATCCAGGAAGTAGGCCAGGAGACAACGCATCACAGCCTGGTGGCAGATCACTAGCACATTCTCCTGCCGTTCCAGTTCCATGATCACAGGCTCTAGACGCTGTACCAAGTCCTCATAGGActagaagggagagacagacccTGACGTGAGCAAGAAGAGAGGGGAGCAGGCCAGGGCGATCCCAGGGGGCATCTTGCTCCTGCCTCAGTCCTTGAAGTTCCCAGCTAGTTCGGGGCAAGGCcttcccagccccagccccatccCTCCCTCTCACCAACCCACTGCCCACGCTCTTGGGCTTTGGCTCTCTCCACTGCACAACAAGGGAGCATGAGGTTGGGGAGACGAGAGCCAGAAGGAGGGTTGGCGTCTCCCTTCTTCCATTGGCCCAGTAAGCATGGCGGC
Above is a genomic segment from Monodelphis domestica isolate mMonDom1 chromosome X, mMonDom1.pri, whole genome shotgun sequence containing:
- the TRO gene encoding trophinin produces the protein MAAKQPRRGSARGASQSRGEEMEAMMDAWHRLGTLTDLQGDSGGRQQPPPQQPPPPQPQQRGRPRTRWPRWSPEGGPSPFMGPRSRMGAGAVHEHHHHHHHHHHHHSRMEGAQGAAGAVGDAQAGAASSACPDVWGGQQLRESEDSEASEGSEGSQRRRERKAATAAAVPATGPLFQEAAAAARATSGNPNLALGARPRQPMGGRGRGRPRGRGQSRGELREAEEAAGASGGRWRAASPSPPPVVGPHRSGYLLRPRTRGAEAAGGPGEGPSTSAFGLSGTSRIQEQDVVVVGKKSPRKKRGPRRRVLPLPYQMEKPTSDEEREETRRSVPPEEEEEEEEQEAAAAAAAAAAAAAAAGAGAGAGAGAGAGAGAGAGAGAGAGAASRNPLQRSQSRIEKKVCEVVQYLLVKDQTKIPIKRTDIVNTIIKEYKEMTTEIINRAGQMLEQVFGIELKEIDDKAPAYVLLNKLEPLEEDDTMRPKHDTAKMGLLMVILSLIFMKGNSAREAVVWDMLRKMRLNPDKKHPLFGDVKKLVTDEFVRQRYLEYNRIPYTDPEEFEFLWGPRAFLETSKMQVLRFVAKIQRRDPRSWAVQYNEALQDEAATASASAASASASTASASASASASASASAASGSGSASASASASASASASASALAEPDVLAETDSESDTEAEACASASASFLG